One Cucumis sativus cultivar 9930 chromosome 1, Cucumber_9930_V3, whole genome shotgun sequence DNA segment encodes these proteins:
- the LOC101215349 gene encoding mitochondrial import inner membrane translocase subunit PAM16 like 2 — MAAKILAHLIVSGSVVIGRAVAQAYQQAIRNASNSGVAQETIRNTVRRASKVMTEQEARQILGVTEEMPWEEIVKKYDALFERNAQTGSFYLQSKVHRAKERLETLHHSKGQDGPSCVS; from the exons ATG GCTGCAAAAATTCTTGCCCATTTAATTGTTTCGGGATCTGTGGTAATTGGGAGGGCCGTTGCTCAAGCCTACCAACAAGCCATTCGAA ATGCTTCAAATTCCGGTGTTGCTCAAGAAACTATACGAAACACTGTTCGTAGAGCAAGCAAAGTGATGACAGAGCAAGAAGCCAGGCAGATTCTTGGCGTCACAGAAGAAATGCCTTGGGAGGAAATTGTGAAG AAATATGATGCTTTGTTTGAAAGGAATGCTCAAACTGGAAGCTTTTATCTTCAGTCAAAAGTCCATAGAGCCAAAGAACGATTAGAAACTCTCCATCATAGCAAAGGTCAGGATGGCCCTAGCTGTGTGTCCTGA
- the LOC101215590 gene encoding protein WEAK CHLOROPLAST MOVEMENT UNDER BLUE LIGHT-like 1, whose product MERMGEIDTKPIDSVQAGISLFGAIGDQNKHKITANNGYEKEREVQELVKDLANSKVQLEAKDSAHMQALLKLEQQQKVINKLSELLKIAENSRDKYDFECSEARVLLDELELKQNETTDQSLATENFQEELCIAKSELKIRQEELPGIETELSARGESEVEDITKIKFPENKENDCLSEKERTVDLIRHISELNDAIRLSKFAACEAEKEMSAALLAKDAELELAKETVVVLQKQLEETSKQAELDMGHNQLKEINFENEETEKFKNEMETLKNQLEKMELEMNEMRERETNAEVEIALLKSELHKGRSKIAALEANEAKAESSKSSLRPLYERNSSSMEEDLNLEVNERRNESATITVTSKDYQSSIENIDQTSKLSPDKTSHHNINCECTDELEKLKKDLEAATIRIGEFRSRAEQAATRAEMAEKAKEAIEDQLRKWREHKHKKKAALAAMKEVSASAPPKFNSSLYGDTNTVYQPLGKVLNLKF is encoded by the exons ATGGAAAGAATGGGTGAGATAGATACGAAACCTATTGATTCTGTTCAAGCCGGGATTTCTCTGTTTGGTGCAATAGGCGATCAGAATAAACACAAGATTACAGCCAATAAC GGGTATGAGAAGGAAAGAGAGGTTCAAGAGTTGGTGAAGGATTTGGCTAATTCCAAGGTTCAACTTGAAGCGAAGGATTCAGCTCACATGCAGGCTCTTCTCAAGCTGGAACAACAACAGAAAGTCATCAATAAACTTTCTGAGTTGCTGAAAATTGCGGAGAATAGTAGAGATAAATATGACTTTGAATGCAGCGAAGCTAGAGTCCTGCTCGATGAACTTGAACTAAAACAGAATGAAACGACTGATCAATCCTTGGCaactgaaaattttcaagaggAGCTTTGTATTGCTAAGAGTGAGTTGAAGATCAGACAAGAGGAGCTTCCTGGCATTGAAACAGAACTTTCAGCCCGGGGAGAGTCGGAGGTTGAggatattacaaaaataaagttcccggaaaataaggaaaatgaTTGCCTctcagaaaaagaaagaactgTAGATCTCATAAGACACATCTCAGAATTGAATGATGCAATTCGTTTGTCAAAATTTGCTGCTTGTGAAGCAGAGAAGGAGATGTCTGCTGCATTATTGGCAAAAGATGCCGAGCTAGAGCTGGCTAAAGAAACAGTTGTTGTGTTGCAAAAGCAATTAGAAGAGACGAGCAAGCAAGCAGAATTGGACATGGGGCATAATCAACTGAAAGAAATAAACTTCGAAAATGAAGAAACTGAAAAGTTCAAGAACGAGATGGAAACACTTAAAAACCAGTTGGAGAAGATGGAACTTGAAATGAATGAgatgagagaaagagaaactaATGCTGAGGTTGAAATTGCATTGCTGAAATCTGAGCTTCATAAAGGAAGGTCAAAAATTGCAGCATTAGAGGCAAATGAAGCCAAAGCTGAGAGTTCAAAATCCAGCCTTCGTCCACTTTATGAGAGAAACTCTTCAAGCATGGAAGAAGATTTGAACCTTGAAGTCAACGAAAGAAGGAATGAGAGTGCCACCATAACAGTTACTTCGAAGGATTACCAGTCGTCAATTGAGAATATTGACCAAACCTCTAAACTCTCACCAGACAAAACTTCTCATCATAATATCAATTGTGAGTGCACAGATGAATtagaaaagttgaagaaggACCTAGAAGCAGCAACCATAAGAATTGGGGAGTTCCGGTCACGTGCAGAACAGGCTGCCACTAGAGCTGAGATGGCTGAGAAAGCAAAAGAAGCCATTGAAGACCAGCtaagaaaatggagagagcataaacacaaaaaaaaggCTGCTCTTGCTGCCATGAAGGAAGTATCTGCATCAGCACCACCAAAGTTCAATTCTTCATTGTATGGAGACACCAACACAGTCTATCAGCCTTTAGGTAAGGTTctcaacttaaaattttag